In Prionailurus viverrinus isolate Anna chromosome D1, UM_Priviv_1.0, whole genome shotgun sequence, the DNA window GCAGTATCCATGCTGAGTGAAAGACAGGTATAAAAACCCAAAGGCATATGTGGATGGGTGCTTTTTACAGTGGGGCTGTGTTTtggaaatggcaaagaaaaagcaagagagatgGTAGGTCACACAAGGGTCTTGGTAGAGGAGGCCTCAGGTCATCTTTTTGtttagtaaaataaaaggaaaataatagtcGTCGCAGATAAAGATGGGATTTGTCCTGTCACATGAACCAGGAGTAATGCACTTGAAATTATTAAGAAAAGTCCTGTTTACCAGGTCCCCATGCTCCTTTCTTGTTTCtccaccttttctttcttgtccttcGATATTATGATTTTGGCCTGTCCTCGATTTCTGCGCAATTAGTGTAATTTTATTCCTACCTTTCTTATTCTGCCCCCTTTTAACCTTCCCTATCATGCAGGGATCTGTGAGCAAGAAGAGCCACAGAAGTCAGGACAGGGAGCAGCTGCTATGGCTTCTGAACTCCTGAAATGCTTACAGGAGGAAGTGACCTGCCCCATCTGCCTGGACATCCTGACACAGCCCCTGAGCCTAGACTGTGGCCACAGCTTCTGCCAGGCCTGCATCACTGCAAAGACCAAGGAGTCCACGACAAACCAAGGAGGGGAGAGCAGATGCCCTGTGTGCCGAATCAGGTACTGTACTGGGGAGCTGCGGCCTAACTGGCATGTGGCCAACATAgtggagaggctcagagaggtcaaggtgAGCCccgaggaggggcagaagatAAATCTCTGTGAGCGCCATGAAGAGAAACTCCTGCTTTTCTGTAAGACGGATGGGAAGATCATTTGTTGGCTTTGCGAACGGTCTCAGGAGCACCGCGGTCACCACACGGTCCTCGTGGAGGAAATTGCCCAGGACTACCAGGTAAGAGACCAGGATGGAGGAAACACAGGGCAGAAAACGATACTTGATGAAAACGATACTTGATGAGCAATCTCCACTTTGTATTCAACTTGCATTCCCTTGTCACCATAGACCCGAAGGCTGTGCCCAAGCCTGTGATTTTGTCTTTCTATTCTCACCTTCTAAGACCTGAAagacagtttttttgtttgtttgtttgtttgtttgtttgtttttgttttttgcctaaAGAACATTTTTGGCCATTCCATTCAATTACAACTTTTTGTAACCCTACCACACAGGTTTAAGTGGATACTTTTGTACCTTGTGCTAGATGGGTGGAGATTCCGTGCCCAAGAGAGGCTCTCATCACTCCGTTGAACAGTAGGGTAGATTGAGATGTAATTTCTTTCCTGGCTGCAGGATTCAGCTTGTTCTTCTGGTACAAAGAGAATCAGTCACTCTCTTTTGACAAGGGGATGGTGATGTCTATCACCTGAGTCTTAAAGAACACATTCACCACCACCTCAAGTTTTCTTCCAAGTCATGGATTCTAATTGCTATTTTCACCGGTTCTGTAAACTCTTGTCTCTTTGGAGATCAGCCTGATTTTTCCCCTCATTTATACCCTATGCTAATGCTGAGGAATCTCATAGCTTGACTATGGTGTGATTCCTGTCTCATAGAAGAAGCTCCAGGAAGCTCTATGGAAGCTGAGGGAAGACCAGCAGGAAGCTAGGATGTTGGAAGCTGGTATCGGAGAAGAGAGAACTTCCTGGAAGGTAGGAGATGTTTCCTGAGGGAGTTTGACAAAAATCTAGACAGGACCTTGGGCCTTACTAACAAAGAGCCTCCTTCCTTTTTGTTCCCTGATAGTTTCTATGTCCAAAAGTCATTTGATTGGtcctcttctttatcctttctctgATAAGGGTTGGGGCTGAGAAGTGAACCTATTATAAATGAACACAGATGTTTAGAAGCAGGTATTCACATAGAAGATGGCTAGTGAATTCTGTGCTACATTCCTGTTGTGATTTTGAGTCTTTGATCTTTCTAGGGGAAGACATTTAGCAATGACTCATGGTTCTGTCAGCACCGTTCAGTTTTCAGCCAAGGGTGAAGGGGTGGGGGTCAAGAATAATATGAGGAGACTTGGTTGTCCTGGACAGCTGTGTGAAAGCTAAGCCATACCCGGGGATCCCATTGGGGCTCAGGGTTAGCCTCAATAATGCAAACTTGAGGCCATTATTTTGGAATGTGATGGAGAAAAGATGATAGGAAAAGTCAGCTTTCCCAAGAATTGCTCCCTGGCTTCTATTTCATTTCCCTGTGAGAACTTTCCAAAGAAAGGAGTTCTTTCTGGTTCCTAGTCTCCGCCTGATAGCCCAggtacctctctctctttctcattcctgAAGAAACAAATGCAAACTGAGAGACAAAGTATCCAGGCACAGTTTAAAAAACTGAAGGACATCCTGGAGTATGAGGAGCTGAGGGAGCTGCAGAATTTGGAAAACGAGGAGAAAGCTGTTCTAGGCAGGCTGGCTGAAGCTGGGGATGAACTGGCCCAGCACAGCCAGCTGTTGACCGACCTCATCTCGGATCTGGAACATCGGCTGCAGGGGTCAACGATGGACATGCTGCAGGTAAGACTCGGGAAGAAGCGCCAGCACCTGAgatttgagaaaaatgaagacCAAGTTTCCTTCTCTCCCGTGTTGCTTTGCTCTTCCTGGTGGTGACTCTAAGGTTCCTTTGGCCCTGCAGAGTACCCCTTTCCTGCATCTCTGTCAGAGCTTATAGGAATAAATAGCAAGGAAcaattgcatatttatttatcaAGTGCAGTGCAGAAATCTCACTGTGGAGAGAATTTGCTTTGTATCCAGGGATAGTCTATGGGCCTCTGTTATCTGTGATCTAGTGCTAAGGACTTATCTGGTACCTCTTCCCGATTCAGCTTGGTCACAGACAAATGAACTTCACATCCTGAGACTTGTTCTTCCCTCATAGAATGAACTaagatttttcttctccctccttttctagtttctgaaaaacaaacaaacaaaaagtaggtGGTGAAGGACTagtattatttattcttaaaacatTCAATAGAATTCACCCAGTGAAGCCATCTcattctgggcttttcttttgtaaaagacttaaaataatatttaaaaatatgtattaggtttatttacattttgttgaAGTTCTTAAGTCAGCTTTTGTAATATATGTCTTTGTAGGGATCATTCCACTCTAAGTTGCCTGATATATAGACATAAAGGTGGTCATAATAATCACTTATAATACCTCTAGCTTTTCCAACACTCACAGTAATGTCCCCTCTTTGATTCCTGATTTTGGTggtgtgcttttttctttttctttctttcttcttcttcttcttttttttttttttttggtcagtttaGTTGTCTTTGGTCAATttgtctttgttgattttcttcaaGAATCAACTATTATTTCATTgactttaggtttttttttaacctttctgtgtcatttgtgtctgcttttatctttattgtttcctttgtgtatgtatgtgtatgcacgcATGAATGcgagtatgtgtgtgttgggtttAGTTTGCCatcctttttctagtttcttaaagtaGAAACATTCATTACTTATTTGAGACCATCTTTTCTGATAATAGTATTTAATGATATAAATGCATTGCAtttatttcgtttagcataatactctctagttccatccatgttgttgcaaatgacaagattacattttttttatggctgagtaatatcccgtTATATATagatatcacatctttatccattcatcagtcagtggacacttatgCTGTtacaataatttggctattgtagataatgcagCTCTAATGctacattagggtgcatgtatcccttcaaatttgtatttttgtattctttgggtaaatccctagAAAGTGTGCGTTTAATTTAATAATACTtgatttctcactttttcttctgCCGCagatttcaaatttaatttctttgcagtcagaaaacacatattttattatttcagtatttGAATGTATTGATACTTGTCTCACGGACTAAAATAGTGTATGTCCACAAACTTTTTCTATATGAATTTGAGAAGAACGTATATTCTGCGTTTGTTAGATATAATAGTCTATAGATGTCAGttaggtcaagttggttgatagtATTATCCACGTCTTCTGTATCTGCAGATTTTCATACAAGTTATTCTGTCAGTTATTGAGAGTGAGCTATTGAAATCTACAAC includes these proteins:
- the LOC125176111 gene encoding tripartite motif-containing protein 5-like isoform X2, yielding MASELLKCLQEEVTCPICLDILTQPLSLDCGHSFCQACITAKTKESTTNQGGESRCPVCRIRYCTGELRPNWHVANIVERLREVKVSPEEGQKINLCERHEEKLLLFCKTDGKIICWLCERSQEHRGHHTVLVEEIAQDYQKKLQEALWKLREDQQEARMLEAGIGEERTSWKKQMQTERQSIQAQFKKLKDILEYEELRELQNLENEEKAVLGRLAEAGDELAQHSQLLTDLISDLEHRLQGSTMDMLQDVNHLMESSRDSTLTPKYDVFWHFYGTKTSEIYVLVEIK
- the LOC125176111 gene encoding tripartite motif-containing protein 5-like isoform X1, whose amino-acid sequence is MASELLKCLQEEVTCPICLDILTQPLSLDCGHSFCQACITAKTKESTTNQGGESRCPVCRIRYCTGELRPNWHVANIVERLREVKVSPEEGQKINLCERHEEKLLLFCKTDGKIICWLCERSQEHRGHHTVLVEEIAQDYQKKLQEALWKLREDQQEARMLEAGIGEERTSWKKQMQTERQSIQAQFKKLKDILEYEELRELQNLENEEKAVLGRLAEAGDELAQHSQLLTDLISDLEHRLQGSTMDMLQDVNHLMERSRVLSLKKPKTFLKGQRNTFRALDLQEIIQAFKKAHVIPH